The Clostridiaceae bacterium genome has a segment encoding these proteins:
- a CDS encoding flagellin protein: protein MRINHNIAALNTYRQLSVNNTSTQKSIEKLSSGLRINRAGDDAAGLAISEKMRAQIRGLNQASRNAQDGISLIQTAEGALNETHSILQRMRELAVQAGNDTNTAADRSEIQKEINQLTSEINRIGNTTEFNTQKLLNGGAVGRADVSGATLEGGIDPDSAVQAVYEITLSGSFAADEKISFTLDGKDITVTAGAATAGTTFAVGASLDEQTTALATAVGNALTAAGIGGDWTVAQNAGKNGITITAVAGGTKDGENGNGLLSNVTGTSALQTVSSDQTTLGKDEVQEQKASGFIAFTDNLLSAGTQIVISDETFFLYDSSKGQVAPSQANVTGIDLANIDSTEALIDAIVAENAQVDNVVLSKTSTNVLTITADSATIGTAGNDIVLSVTGPAGQQNKYTADFQIGANKGQSMSIEIADMRAYALGISSLAGTSNTVTIDGVEYEVAWTSDKGVTNGTNNVAVESALSVETADDASKAVEVLDAALAKVSAERSKLGAYQNRLEHTINNLGTSAENLTAAESRIRDVDMASEMMEFTKMNILSQAAQAMLAQANQQPQGVLQLLR from the coding sequence ATGAGAATCAATCATAATATTGCAGCTCTTAACACTTATCGTCAATTAAGCGTTAACAACACCAGTACTCAGAAATCAATAGAAAAACTTTCATCCGGTTTGCGTATCAACCGTGCAGGTGACGACGCAGCAGGTCTTGCTATCAGTGAAAAGATGAGAGCACAAATAAGAGGTCTTAATCAGGCAAGCAGGAATGCACAGGATGGAATTTCCCTCATTCAAACAGCAGAAGGTGCATTAAACGAAACCCACAGCATTCTCCAGAGAATGAGAGAACTTGCTGTACAGGCTGGCAACGATACTAACACAGCTGCTGACCGCAGTGAGATTCAAAAAGAAATCAACCAGTTAACATCTGAAATTAATAGAATCGGTAATACTACTGAATTCAACACTCAGAAATTGCTTAACGGCGGAGCAGTTGGCAGAGCTGATGTAAGCGGTGCTACTCTTGAAGGTGGAATAGATCCTGATAGCGCAGTACAAGCTGTTTATGAAATTACTTTAAGTGGTTCTTTTGCTGCTGATGAGAAAATTAGTTTTACTTTAGACGGGAAAGATATCACGGTGACAGCAGGGGCTGCTACAGCTGGTACTACATTTGCTGTAGGTGCCAGTCTGGATGAACAAACTACAGCATTAGCTACAGCTGTTGGAAATGCATTAACTGCTGCAGGAATAGGTGGTGACTGGACTGTCGCTCAAAATGCCGGTAAAAATGGTATTACTATAACTGCTGTTGCCGGAGGAACTAAAGACGGTGAAAATGGAAATGGACTGTTATCTAATGTTACAGGAACATCAGCTTTACAAACTGTAAGTTCAGACCAAACTACACTAGGTAAAGATGAAGTTCAAGAACAAAAAGCATCCGGATTTATTGCATTTACCGATAACTTATTATCTGCCGGCACACAAATTGTAATTAGTGATGAAACATTCTTTTTATATGACAGCAGCAAAGGCCAGGTAGCGCCTAGTCAAGCAAATGTCACTGGAATCGATTTGGCAAATATTGATAGCACAGAAGCTTTAATTGATGCTATAGTAGCTGAGAATGCTCAGGTTGATAATGTAGTCCTCAGCAAAACCAGCACTAATGTATTAACTATCACTGCAGATTCTGCAACTATAGGTACAGCAGGAAATGATATTGTATTATCTGTAACCGGGCCTGCCGGACAGCAGAATAAATACACCGCTGATTTCCAGATTGGTGCTAATAAAGGACAAAGCATGAGCATTGAAATTGCTGATATGCGTGCATATGCTCTTGGAATTAGCAGTCTTGCTGGTACTTCCAATACTGTTACTATTGATGGCGTTGAGTACGAGGTAGCATGGACTTCAGATAAAGGAGTAACCAACGGAACAAATAATGTTGCCGTTGAATCTGCATTAAGTGTTGAAACGGCTGATGATGCATCAAAAGCAGTTGAAGTTCTTGATGCAGCTCTGGCTAAAGTATCAGCAGAACGCTCCAAGCTGGGTGCTTACCAGAACCGTCTTGAACACACTATTAACAATCTGGGAACATCCGCTGAAAACCTGACAGCTGCTGAATCACGTATCCGTGATGTTGATATGGCAAGTGAAATGATGGAATTCACCAAGATGAACATCCTCAGCCAGGCAGCTCAGGCTATGCTTGCTCAGGCTAACCAGCAGCCTCAGGGAGTTCTCCAACTGTTGAGGTAA
- a CDS encoding flagellar protein FlaG, with protein sequence MRVESTDALSMNLDRLVNNSGTANERKQIEDTMLQNKKISQMTEFDKQNLPIGEKVLISAIEKANKALTGSTRYFERSVHEKTKDIIVKVIDSETDEVVREIPPEKILDLVSRLLELAGLIVDERR encoded by the coding sequence ATGAGAGTCGAAAGCACGGATGCTTTAAGTATGAATTTAGACAGACTCGTAAATAATTCTGGAACTGCGAATGAAAGAAAACAAATAGAAGATACCATGTTGCAGAATAAGAAAATATCACAAATGACAGAGTTTGATAAGCAGAATCTTCCCATAGGAGAAAAGGTCCTTATCAGCGCAATTGAAAAAGCGAACAAAGCTTTAACCGGCTCAACAAGATATTTTGAGAGATCTGTGCATGAAAAGACCAAAGATATTATAGTCAAAGTTATTGACTCTGAAACAGATGAGGTGGTACGGGAAATACCACCGGAAAAAATTCTTGACCTTGTATCGAGGTTGTTGGAACTGGCTGGACTCATTGTAGACGAAAGAAGGTGA
- the fliD gene encoding flagellar filament capping protein FliD: protein MIGGLNFYSPQFRIGGLATGLDTDQIIKQLMQAERIPLDRMLQKKEKTEWIRDEYRNIINLLRGLKDEYFNIVKFDNYMFSEANYKKFTATSSDSSYVTATANYQASAGSHKVVVKKLATADTAVSSGKVTKALSGDPSKYNLSGKSIKISLDGVTREIYLDNYKDLDDMINKSGTGLQDLINKSFGEGKIIVENSGGKLTFREAGGASSISLFKGSKNDALKDMGFESGASNRINISKTLEDLAKDFASELTFNKEGNLVFSINSKSFTFSKTTTLSSMLNTINRDADAGVNISYDEISDKFIIVAKQTGDGDNIRIDQTGGTFFTQDGKAGAAGIDTANPVDTANGGQQGRDAIIEIDGQVITRSSNTFTINGITYTVHKEHPENSDGETISVTQDVDGVFHIIKSFIEKYNEVIDKINAKLSEKYDRNYQPLTSDQKEAMSEDEIKKWEEKAKTGLLRNDPILQNILYGMRRALTEKVEGVGITLSSIGITTGSYTEKGKLKIDETKLKEAIKNDIDSVMNLFSKKSSIDSNIDITSEERAIRYKEEGLAYRLFDIIEDNIRTFRDKNNKKGLLLEKAGIEGDTTEFTSLLYKEIRDYENRIAELNIKLIEKENNYYKKFTALERAIAQMNSQSNWLAMQFNWGS from the coding sequence ATGATAGGCGGCCTAAACTTTTATTCTCCTCAATTCCGCATAGGTGGCCTGGCTACAGGCCTTGACACCGACCAGATTATAAAGCAGCTTATGCAGGCTGAGAGAATTCCTTTAGACAGAATGCTTCAGAAAAAAGAAAAAACAGAATGGATAAGGGATGAATACAGAAATATTATAAATCTCCTGAGAGGTTTGAAAGATGAATATTTTAATATAGTAAAGTTTGACAACTATATGTTCTCAGAGGCAAACTATAAAAAGTTTACTGCAACCAGCAGTGACAGTTCCTATGTAACTGCCACCGCTAATTATCAGGCTTCTGCCGGAAGCCATAAGGTAGTGGTGAAAAAGCTTGCTACCGCAGATACAGCCGTAAGCAGCGGCAAGGTAACAAAAGCTCTTTCAGGAGATCCTTCAAAATATAATCTTAGCGGCAAGAGTATAAAAATTTCGCTTGACGGAGTAACAAGAGAAATATATCTGGATAATTATAAAGACCTGGATGATATGATCAATAAATCTGGAACCGGTCTTCAAGATTTGATTAATAAAAGTTTTGGAGAAGGGAAAATTATAGTAGAAAATTCCGGAGGGAAATTAACCTTTAGAGAAGCAGGAGGAGCAAGTTCCATATCACTTTTTAAAGGAAGTAAGAATGATGCTCTGAAAGATATGGGCTTTGAGTCAGGTGCCTCAAACCGGATCAATATTAGCAAAACACTGGAGGATTTGGCTAAGGACTTTGCTTCAGAACTAACTTTTAATAAAGAAGGAAACCTGGTATTTTCCATAAACTCAAAGAGTTTTACTTTTTCAAAAACAACTACCCTGTCCTCCATGTTAAATACTATTAACAGGGATGCTGATGCCGGAGTTAATATTTCTTATGACGAGATTAGCGACAAATTTATAATTGTTGCAAAACAGACAGGTGACGGGGATAATATTCGCATAGACCAAACAGGAGGTACGTTTTTTACTCAGGATGGAAAAGCTGGTGCTGCAGGAATCGATACTGCCAATCCTGTTGATACAGCAAACGGGGGACAGCAGGGAAGAGATGCCATTATTGAAATAGATGGGCAGGTTATAACAAGAAGCAGCAATACCTTTACAATAAATGGCATAACTTATACAGTTCATAAGGAACATCCTGAAAACAGTGATGGAGAAACAATTTCTGTTACACAGGATGTGGACGGGGTTTTTCATATAATTAAAAGCTTTATTGAGAAATATAACGAGGTTATAGATAAGATAAATGCAAAACTATCAGAAAAATATGACAGAAACTACCAGCCCTTGACCAGTGACCAAAAGGAAGCTATGTCAGAAGATGAAATCAAAAAGTGGGAAGAAAAGGCAAAAACCGGATTATTAAGAAATGACCCCATTCTACAGAATATTTTATATGGTATGAGGAGAGCCCTGACAGAGAAGGTTGAAGGTGTGGGTATTACTCTTTCGAGCATCGGAATTACCACAGGGTCATATACTGAAAAAGGAAAACTAAAGATTGACGAGACAAAATTAAAGGAAGCAATAAAAAATGATATTGATTCGGTTATGAATCTGTTCTCAAAGAAATCCAGCATTGACAGCAATATAGATATTACTTCAGAGGAAAGAGCCATAAGATATAAAGAAGAAGGGCTGGCATACAGGCTGTTTGATATTATAGAGGACAATATCAGAACTTTCAGGGATAAGAATAACAAGAAAGGACTGCTGCTGGAAAAAGCGGGTATAGAAGGAGATACCACCGAGTTCACTAGCTTGCTTTATAAGGAAATAAGAGATTATGAAAACAGGATAGCTGAACTTAATATCAAGCTTATTGAAAAAGAAAATAACTATTATAAGAAATTTACAGCCTTGGAAAGAGCTATTGCCCAGATGAATAGCCAGAGCAATTGGCTGGCTATGCAGTTTAATTGGGGAAGTTAA
- the fliS gene encoding flagellar export chaperone FliS → MSVNLSAYNQYNQYNQYKQSSVYTATPEELTLMLYNGLIKFIMQAQDAIKDKNFEKAHESIIRAEDIIDEFKSTLDMQYDVSKGLSMLYDYMNERLMQANIKKDSAILEEVLNFAKELRDTWSQAMKLAKKQSAGNNQLKSVNAK, encoded by the coding sequence ATGTCAGTAAATTTATCCGCATACAACCAATACAACCAATATAACCAGTATAAACAGAGCTCGGTATATACAGCTACGCCCGAGGAACTGACCTTGATGCTTTATAACGGGCTTATTAAATTTATTATGCAAGCTCAGGATGCAATAAAAGATAAAAATTTTGAAAAAGCGCATGAAAGCATAATACGGGCAGAGGATATAATCGATGAATTTAAGTCAACTCTTGACATGCAATATGATGTTTCCAAAGGGCTTTCGATGCTGTATGATTATATGAATGAACGCCTTATGCAAGCCAATATAAAAAAAGATTCGGCTATTTTGGAAGAAGTGCTAAACTTCGCAAAGGAACTTCGGGATACCTGGAGTCAGGCTATGAAATTGGCTAAAAAACAGTCTGCCGGAAACAATCAACTAAAATCAGTAAATGCAAAATAA
- a CDS encoding flagellar protein FlgN: MGALILDSFLTQDSFIKLREILDNKKELLYGILILTEKISKGIEDEDVEKINSYIGEKQELIDQINILDKEYRTCFGNIKPVQVIEGFNKLQQVSNQEIQNLCQSIKQITELLKKIESIEKINSINAQSLLNKFSEEIKTINKAKKASLAYNAPVQAASPSYFFDQKR, translated from the coding sequence ATGGGAGCTTTAATTTTAGATAGCTTTTTAACTCAAGATAGCTTTATTAAACTTCGAGAGATTCTGGATAATAAAAAGGAATTGCTTTATGGTATTTTAATCCTGACAGAAAAGATATCCAAGGGTATTGAAGATGAAGATGTGGAAAAGATTAATAGCTATATTGGTGAAAAACAGGAATTAATAGACCAGATTAATATTTTAGACAAGGAATACAGGACCTGTTTTGGAAATATTAAACCAGTACAGGTTATTGAGGGGTTCAATAAGCTGCAGCAAGTTTCGAATCAGGAAATACAGAATCTTTGCCAATCAATAAAGCAGATAACAGAGTTATTAAAGAAAATTGAGAGTATAGAAAAAATAAATAGTATTAACGCCCAGTCCCTTCTGAATAAGTTTTCGGAAGAGATAAAAACAATAAATAAGGCTAAGAAAGCATCTTTAGCCTATAATGCACCTGTACAAGCAGCATCTCCATCATATTTTTTCGATCAAAAAAGATAG
- a CDS encoding GAF domain-containing sensor histidine kinase, with translation MKDENMLLLNEFYKIGRLLSTEQDTIKLLEIILDSSIKLTSSDAGTIYLVIDKKEGQYSYVKRGSSNKGKLLKFVISKNMSMDISLEKSFSSLTEKSIVGYSVINGKSVRIDDAYNIPPELGYVHNHEFDRSTGYITKSILSVPMKDRDNNVTGVIQLINKKKQYDQIIDYKDKNYIDNILTYNHIDELIMNSLAGQAAVALQNNILRNGLEKLLQEYKQQNKQLLFLSKKILVSHEEERKRIARDIHDGPAQSMANLSLRLELCKRNLQENNTEHLLEELDSIKHSIKSTLKEIRAILYDLKPSFLEDGIIEALNNYVYVFKENTGINVDLKISGDDSKLEYYMTSTIYRIVQESLTNISKHSQAKNAYIDFSIGNENIVLVIKDDGKGFDMSKKEKEKYILREKGFGLEGMKERVSLLRGKVSITSHSGKGTEVKVEIPIPWALR, from the coding sequence ATGAAAGACGAAAATATGCTACTGCTAAATGAATTCTATAAAATAGGCCGTCTTCTCTCAACGGAGCAAGATACCATAAAATTGCTTGAAATAATATTAGACAGTAGCATTAAGCTAACATCTTCAGATGCCGGTACCATTTACCTTGTTATTGATAAAAAGGAAGGCCAGTACTCTTATGTCAAGAGAGGTTCTTCCAATAAAGGTAAGCTGTTAAAATTTGTCATATCAAAAAACATGAGTATGGATATCTCCTTGGAAAAATCTTTTTCTTCGTTAACTGAAAAAAGTATAGTAGGATACTCGGTAATAAACGGCAAATCAGTTAGAATAGATGATGCCTATAATATTCCGCCAGAACTGGGTTATGTGCATAACCATGAGTTTGACAGGAGTACCGGATACATAACAAAATCCATTCTTTCTGTACCTATGAAAGACAGGGATAATAATGTTACAGGTGTAATACAGCTTATAAATAAGAAAAAACAGTATGATCAAATTATAGATTACAAAGATAAAAACTATATTGATAATATTTTAACTTATAATCATATTGACGAACTGATCATGAACTCTCTTGCAGGCCAGGCTGCAGTTGCTTTGCAGAATAATATCCTTAGGAACGGATTGGAAAAACTCCTGCAGGAATACAAACAGCAGAACAAACAGCTGTTATTTTTGAGTAAAAAAATATTAGTGTCCCATGAAGAAGAAAGAAAACGTATTGCAAGAGATATACATGACGGTCCGGCCCAATCCATGGCAAATTTATCTCTCAGACTGGAATTATGCAAAAGGAATCTGCAGGAAAATAATACAGAGCATTTGCTTGAAGAATTAGACTCAATTAAACATTCCATAAAATCAACTTTAAAAGAAATCAGAGCTATCCTCTATGATCTGAAACCTTCTTTCCTTGAAGATGGAATTATAGAAGCTTTAAATAACTATGTATATGTTTTTAAGGAAAACACCGGAATCAATGTGGATTTAAAAATATCAGGAGATGATTCCAAACTTGAATACTATATGACCTCCACTATATATAGAATAGTTCAGGAATCCCTTACTAATATTTCAAAACATTCTCAGGCAAAAAATGCTTACATAGACTTCAGTATCGGTAACGAGAACATAGTTCTTGTTATAAAAGACGATGGAAAAGGTTTTGATATGTCAAAAAAGGAAAAAGAAAAATATATCTTAAGAGAAAAAGGCTTTGGGCTGGAAGGAATGAAAGAACGTGTCTCTTTGCTTAGAGGAAAGGTATCTATTACCTCCCATAGTGGAAAAGGTACTGAAGTGAAAGTTGAAATACCTATTCCCTGGGCTTTAAGATAA
- a CDS encoding AAA family ATPase, which translates to MICFNCGIKLHKGEDKECKACGVKFVHKCQVCNSPNPAMANYCFNCSAKLIKSDTQELVRESVLLYESRKNVAVIFADISGFTALSEKLDPEEVREIINDCFNFITKPVYEMEGTIDKYIGDCVMILFGAKYTHSDDPLRAVLCAMKMMDLIKEFSESVLSTRGLFLDLTIGINYGLVVTGEVGNYYDKDYTVMGDIVNTAQRLQSSAGKGEILVSESVYSETRDMIQYSSVKEVRVKNKENPVRCYQPLAVNRDYLRKRNTLFVGREEEFGQFNTIYNDALNSSVQCIMLIGEAGSGKTRLIKEFISRVDNSVKKIWVECNYLYQNRAYYAIANVLAAIMNISISDTNSMKQHRLISFLDYILYDSSSEEIERCYNFLGMILGLEKDADFRNLLETMSFESINRESLKQLLLFFNGVLRKNKIMIIIDDLQCADSNSIRLIKGLIENLKGTGIIFILSSRFKIDGLENFSRKGIFHTINLNGLDLANMKKFAGALLECKEIDKKLLNIIADLTGGNPLYIKELISSMKKSMKLEITNGKASINVEDLKSFLDGINNLDSINSLILSKLSDLDYKTRIILQAASVIGKEFDLSLVSYLLDHEVMEKDITGLPLQQNIIEIKTAYTPAKTIQKVFAFTHELEREVIYESILNREKKRLHKKVGEYIEKVFSDDIENYYEIAAFHFHRAGLDKKAANYYYKNAVKQKDDFNFSSAIEYFEKFIAINASNPEQSQNVSNAYREMGYMSLITEDYDKALGYLNKAISYTKDTGDRHRINKMIIEVYKQKEKFGTLKRIHS; encoded by the coding sequence ATGATTTGTTTTAACTGTGGTATTAAACTTCATAAAGGCGAAGATAAAGAGTGTAAAGCATGTGGAGTAAAGTTTGTACATAAATGTCAGGTTTGTAATTCACCAAATCCTGCGATGGCCAACTATTGTTTTAATTGTAGTGCAAAATTGATTAAATCCGACACACAGGAATTGGTCAGAGAATCTGTTTTGTTGTATGAAAGCCGGAAGAATGTGGCGGTTATCTTCGCTGATATATCAGGATTTACTGCTTTGTCAGAAAAATTAGATCCTGAAGAAGTAAGGGAGATCATTAATGACTGCTTTAATTTCATAACAAAACCGGTATATGAGATGGAAGGAACCATAGATAAATATATCGGTGACTGTGTTATGATCCTTTTTGGGGCAAAATACACACATAGTGATGATCCATTAAGAGCAGTCCTATGTGCAATGAAGATGATGGACCTTATTAAAGAATTCTCTGAAAGTGTCCTTTCTACCAGGGGGTTATTCCTGGATTTAACCATTGGAATAAATTATGGCCTTGTTGTTACAGGAGAAGTAGGAAATTATTATGATAAAGATTATACGGTAATGGGAGATATAGTGAATACTGCCCAGAGACTGCAATCCAGCGCCGGAAAGGGAGAAATACTTGTTTCTGAATCGGTATATTCCGAGACCAGGGATATGATTCAGTATTCATCTGTAAAAGAAGTAAGAGTAAAAAATAAGGAAAATCCCGTAAGATGTTATCAGCCCTTAGCTGTTAACAGAGATTACCTGCGTAAAAGAAATACTTTGTTTGTAGGCAGGGAAGAGGAGTTTGGCCAGTTTAATACAATATATAATGATGCTTTAAACAGCAGTGTACAGTGTATTATGCTGATAGGAGAAGCCGGCTCGGGAAAAACAAGGCTCATAAAGGAGTTTATTTCCAGGGTAGATAATAGTGTTAAGAAAATATGGGTTGAATGTAATTATTTATATCAAAACAGGGCTTATTATGCCATAGCAAATGTACTGGCAGCTATAATGAATATTAGTATTAGCGATACCAACAGCATGAAGCAGCACAGGCTTATTTCATTTCTGGATTATATCCTCTATGATTCTAGCAGTGAAGAGATAGAAAGATGCTATAATTTTCTTGGGATGATATTGGGTTTGGAAAAAGATGCGGATTTCAGAAATTTACTGGAAACCATGAGTTTTGAGAGTATAAACAGGGAATCATTAAAGCAATTGCTGCTGTTTTTTAACGGAGTACTCAGAAAAAATAAAATAATGATTATTATTGATGATTTGCAATGTGCCGACAGCAACTCAATAAGGCTAATAAAGGGGCTTATAGAGAATTTAAAAGGTACAGGTATAATATTTATACTTTCTTCAAGATTTAAAATTGATGGCCTGGAAAACTTTAGCCGGAAAGGGATTTTTCATACTATAAACCTAAATGGACTTGATCTTGCCAATATGAAGAAATTTGCAGGAGCTTTGCTGGAATGCAAAGAAATTGATAAAAAACTGCTTAATATTATTGCTGACCTTACCGGCGGAAATCCTTTATATATTAAAGAGCTTATATCCAGTATGAAAAAATCAATGAAATTAGAAATTACTAATGGGAAAGCCTCAATCAACGTCGAGGATTTAAAGTCTTTCCTTGATGGCATTAACAATCTTGACAGTATTAATAGCCTTATTTTGTCAAAATTATCTGATCTGGACTATAAAACGAGGATAATTCTGCAGGCTGCCTCAGTAATAGGTAAAGAATTTGACCTTTCTTTAGTAAGTTATCTTTTGGATCATGAAGTAATGGAAAAGGATATAACAGGATTACCCCTCCAGCAAAATATTATTGAAATAAAAACTGCTTATACACCTGCCAAGACTATTCAAAAGGTCTTTGCTTTTACACATGAACTGGAACGGGAAGTGATATACGAAAGTATTTTGAATAGAGAAAAAAAGAGACTTCATAAAAAAGTTGGAGAATATATTGAAAAAGTATTTTCAGATGATATTGAAAACTATTATGAAATTGCGGCTTTCCATTTCCATAGAGCAGGGCTGGATAAAAAAGCTGCTAATTACTATTATAAAAATGCAGTTAAACAGAAAGATGATTTTAACTTTAGCAGCGCTATAGAATATTTCGAAAAATTTATAGCTATTAATGCATCAAATCCTGAACAAAGTCAAAATGTTTCAAATGCATACAGAGAAATGGGATATATGAGTTTAATTACGGAAGATTATGATAAAGCACTGGGATACCTTAATAAAGCAATTTCTTATACTAAAGATACCGGTGACAGGCACCGGATTAATAAAATGATTATTGAAGTATATAAACAAAAAGAAAAGTTTGGAACACTAAAAAGAATTCATAGCTAG
- a CDS encoding protein kinase, with amino-acid sequence MNCGEMFQGKYKIIRILGQGGMGKVYLAENIRLGTLWAIKEIQLEKVKGINVLAEANILKRLNHPALPRIFDIFEEDNKIYIIFDYIEGISLEDKLKDDGKFSENTVIEWGIQICNVLIYLHSIKPNPIIYRDLKPSNIILTQDGSIKLVDFGIAREYKENADKDTVYIGTRGYAAPEQYGKGQTNPRTDIYNLGATLHHLITGKSPAEPPFEFKPVRFYDNSLSEEIEFIIAKCVRNNPEERFATAEELLEQFMKVKNIREFSLYYQQNGMNKQNKDFGRSSSGFRKLVFTVWDNAEFGCEFAYLAARLTVYNIILVDLDLLAPKADLCLNVGKISEGITREGLVSDSSIGIAMDFIDRNCLDGSLIKEISVKRRELKNLYILTGNYNIENYEYFSDSSLERLIEKCYQSFDITVLLVNRSIYDSYTVISLLKSDYNLVPARADVDKLREINSQLVFLKNKQRIELEKTKIIAFEYDPAVNLSRSALEELTSNNYLGSIRYSVRRAKYRNLKLCYARRMEKEVMDDYKKLLCKFSIIPKKSGFERLREILKVGFVKKRFQIQL; translated from the coding sequence ATGAATTGCGGGGAAATGTTTCAAGGAAAGTATAAGATAATCAGGATTCTAGGGCAGGGAGGAATGGGTAAAGTATACCTTGCCGAAAATATAAGATTAGGCACCTTATGGGCAATTAAAGAAATACAATTGGAAAAAGTAAAAGGCATAAATGTTCTTGCTGAAGCAAATATATTGAAAAGGCTTAATCACCCAGCTCTTCCAAGAATATTTGACATTTTTGAGGAAGATAACAAAATTTACATAATTTTTGACTATATTGAGGGAATATCCCTTGAAGATAAGCTGAAGGATGATGGTAAATTTTCTGAAAATACTGTAATTGAATGGGGGATACAGATTTGTAACGTACTAATTTATCTTCATTCAATAAAACCCAATCCTATTATTTACCGGGATCTGAAGCCATCAAATATTATACTTACCCAGGACGGAAGCATTAAGCTTGTTGATTTTGGAATAGCCAGAGAGTATAAAGAAAATGCTGATAAAGATACTGTTTACATTGGTACAAGAGGCTATGCAGCTCCGGAACAATATGGAAAGGGACAGACTAATCCCAGGACAGATATATATAATTTAGGGGCTACCCTTCATCATCTTATTACAGGGAAAAGTCCTGCCGAACCCCCATTTGAATTTAAACCTGTGCGTTTTTATGACAATAGCTTGTCAGAAGAAATTGAATTTATAATAGCCAAATGTGTAAGGAATAACCCGGAAGAAAGATTTGCTACTGCGGAAGAACTATTGGAACAGTTCATGAAAGTTAAGAATATTAGGGAATTTTCCTTGTACTATCAGCAAAATGGAATGAACAAGCAGAATAAGGATTTTGGTAGAAGCTCTTCGGGATTCAGAAAGCTTGTATTTACAGTTTGGGATAATGCAGAATTCGGTTGTGAGTTTGCATATCTTGCTGCCAGGTTGACAGTATACAATATTATACTGGTTGATTTAGACCTTCTTGCCCCAAAAGCTGATCTTTGCCTGAATGTAGGAAAAATTTCAGAAGGAATAACCAGAGAGGGGCTTGTAAGTGATTCCAGTATTGGCATAGCAATGGATTTCATAGATAGAAACTGTCTTGATGGAAGCCTTATAAAAGAGATTTCAGTAAAGAGAAGAGAACTGAAAAATCTATACATTTTGACAGGTAACTATAATATTGAAAACTATGAATATTTTAGCGACAGCAGTCTGGAAAGACTGATAGAGAAATGCTATCAGAGTTTTGACATTACTGTATTGCTGGTAAACAGATCAATCTACGATTCTTATACAGTTATCTCTTTATTAAAATCCGATTATAACCTTGTACCGGCAAGAGCTGATGTGGACAAACTCAGGGAAATAAACAGCCAGCTTGTATTCTTAAAAAACAAGCAACGTATAGAGTTGGAAAAAACAAAAATAATAGCCTTTGAATATGATCCGGCAGTGAATTTAAGCAGAAGCGCCTTAGAAGAATTAACTTCAAACAATTACTTGGGAAGTATAAGATATAGCGTCAGGAGGGCAAAGTACAGGAATCTGAAATTATGTTATGCAAGAAGAATGGAAAAGGAGGTAATGGATGATTATAAAAAACTTCTGTGTAAGTTTTCTATAATACCAAAAAAATCAGGCTTTGAGCGGTTAAGAGAAATATTAAAGGTGGGCTTTGTTAAAAAGAGATTTCAAATTCAGTTGTAA